One window of Terriglobia bacterium genomic DNA carries:
- a CDS encoding porin translates to MTRELKQESASFVPPEREATPAPSAPAEPDKKKPAEPFAFADFTWLNGNPRTKEPAMDTKFFTPEIRTDVDYIFDFNHPQDHTVSGSSEVFRSNEFQMTQLGVGGDFHYDHVRARMMTQFGMYSQTTPRNDASPARGQWNLADAYRYISEAYGGYHFDALHGINVDAGIFMSYVGLFSYYNFDNWAYQPSYVSSNTPWFFNGLRVQIFPTDKLKIEPWIVNGWQSYGKFNKRPGVGGQILWRPNGWLSILGNQYALGRDTLGVTGRTRFHTDDSIQVKYYDTPEKMLDKAAFSLTVDAGCESGGGVSCFGNRPGGPKQSFLGFMIYNRVWFHHDLYAVTVGGGAINNPGRYLVLLPPINGATAASGTPYFTENPGDPYKAWDASATFDYMPSQYITFRWEYNHRAANVPYFSGPGGVTPPGGNTSAPGSLVPGFAPDLRKTENRLNIAILVKF, encoded by the coding sequence CTGACCCGTGAGCTCAAGCAGGAATCTGCCTCGTTCGTGCCACCAGAGAGAGAGGCCACGCCCGCCCCCTCTGCGCCCGCCGAACCCGACAAAAAGAAACCGGCAGAGCCCTTTGCGTTCGCGGACTTCACCTGGCTGAATGGCAACCCACGCACCAAAGAACCGGCGATGGACACGAAGTTCTTTACCCCGGAGATCCGCACCGATGTGGACTACATCTTCGACTTCAACCATCCCCAGGACCACACGGTCAGTGGGTCAAGCGAGGTTTTTCGATCGAATGAATTCCAGATGACGCAGTTGGGTGTGGGAGGCGATTTCCATTACGACCACGTTCGGGCCCGGATGATGACGCAGTTCGGGATGTATTCGCAAACGACACCGCGCAACGATGCCAGCCCGGCACGCGGCCAGTGGAACCTGGCCGACGCTTACCGCTACATTTCTGAAGCATACGGCGGCTACCACTTTGACGCCCTGCATGGAATCAATGTCGACGCCGGAATCTTCATGTCGTATGTCGGCCTTTTCAGCTACTACAACTTTGACAACTGGGCCTATCAACCGTCGTATGTCTCTTCGAACACGCCGTGGTTTTTCAATGGCCTTCGGGTCCAAATTTTTCCCACGGACAAGCTGAAGATCGAGCCGTGGATCGTCAACGGTTGGCAATCGTACGGAAAATTCAACAAGCGTCCAGGGGTGGGCGGGCAGATCCTTTGGCGTCCGAATGGCTGGTTGTCGATTCTTGGCAACCAGTATGCCCTCGGCCGAGACACTTTGGGTGTAACCGGCCGCACACGCTTCCACACGGACGACAGCATCCAAGTCAAATACTACGACACGCCGGAGAAGATGCTCGACAAGGCGGCGTTTTCTTTGACCGTAGATGCCGGATGTGAAAGCGGCGGCGGTGTAAGCTGCTTTGGAAATCGCCCGGGCGGGCCGAAGCAGAGCTTCCTCGGCTTTATGATTTACAACCGCGTTTGGTTCCACCACGATCTCTATGCCGTGACGGTGGGGGGTGGCGCCATCAACAATCCGGGTCGGTACCTGGTTCTGCTGCCGCCGATTAACGGGGCGACCGCGGCCTCGGGCACACCCTATTTCACGGAGAATCCCGGCGACCCGTACAAAGCGTGGGACGCTTCCGCGACGTTTGATTACATGCCCAGCCAGTACATCACCTTCCGCTGGGAGTACAACCATCGTGCGGCCAATGTCCCCTACTTTTCGGGGCCGGGTGGCGTGACACCTCCCGGCGGCAACACGAGCGCGCCCGGCTCCTTGGTGCCAGGCTTTGCGCCGGATCTCCGCAAGACGGAGAACCGGCTTAATATCGCTATTCTGGTGAAATTCTAG
- the folK gene encoding 2-amino-4-hydroxy-6-hydroxymethyldihydropteridine diphosphokinase, producing MEPSEIHTAYLGLGSNVEDKRENLRLARVWLRTPKVKIIRESSIYKTSPVDYLEQDWFFNQVLAIETLLSPAELLAHCLSVEYKIGRERTFDKGPRTIDVDLLFYESEVINRFDLVIPHPCIAERKFVLTPMAELAPDFIHPLLKKSIRTLLAERVNDPATVELL from the coding sequence GTGGAGCCATCAGAAATTCACACGGCCTATCTCGGCCTCGGAAGCAACGTCGAAGACAAGCGGGAGAACCTTCGCCTGGCCCGGGTCTGGCTTCGGACCCCGAAGGTCAAGATCATTCGGGAATCCTCCATCTACAAAACATCTCCGGTGGATTACCTTGAGCAGGACTGGTTTTTCAACCAGGTCCTCGCCATCGAAACCTTACTCTCCCCCGCTGAGTTACTGGCACACTGTCTGAGCGTCGAATACAAAATCGGGCGGGAGCGGACCTTCGACAAGGGCCCGCGGACGATCGACGTCGACCTCCTGTTTTACGAAAGCGAGGTCATCAACCGTTTTGATCTGGTCATCCCTCACCCGTGCATCGCCGAACGAAAATTTGTTCTGACGCCGATGGCTGAATTAGCCCCCGACTTTATTCATCCCCTCCTGAAGAAATCCATTCGCACCCTGCTTGCGGAACGGGTCAATGATCCTGCCACCGTAGAGCTTCTCTGA